One genomic window of Panicum hallii strain FIL2 chromosome 6, PHallii_v3.1, whole genome shotgun sequence includes the following:
- the LOC112896936 gene encoding putative methylesterase 14, chloroplastic, with product MGNAFACMPRKEHRGAAAVSRSKRMGSARSARGGPKLTPAEEELLHRQALAMAIHQHLDSGGSMSRRIDAGASLSRRMAPGSTSSRRRGDLPDSVTNAKPAQIVLENLETKKIVLVHGEGFGAWCWYKTISHLEEAGLEPVALDLTGSGIDHTDTNSIATLADYSKPLIDYLDKLPEDEKVILVGHSCGGASVSYALEHCPKKISKAVFLTATMVKDGQRPFDVFSEELRSADVFLQESQFLVYGNGKDKPPTGLMFDKQQIKGLYFNQTPSKDMALAAVSMRPIPLAPIMEKLSLTPEKYGTVCRYFIQTLDDHMLSPDAQEKLVRENPPDGIFKIKGGDHCPFFSKPQSLNKILLEIAQIQAPAALLPGKASSEEPVAEES from the exons ATGGGCAACGCGTTCGCGTGCATGCCGCGCAAGGAGCACCGGGGCGCGGCCGCGGTGTCGCGCAGCAAGCGGATGGGGAGCGCGCGGTCGGCGCGCGGCGGGCCCAAGCTGacgccggcggaggaggagctcctgcaccgccagGCGCTGGCCATGGCCATCCACCAGCACCTCGACTCCGGCGGCTCCATGTCGCGCCGCATCGACGCCGGGGCCTCCCTGTCCCGCCGCATGGCccccggctccaccagctctcgccgccgcggcgaccTGCCGGACTCCGTCACGAATGCCAAGCCC GCCCAAATTGTTCTGGAGAATTTAGAAACAAAGAAAATTGTCCTTGTTCATGGAGAAGGATTTGGTGCTTGGTGTTGGTACAAGACCATCTCGCACTTGGAGGAAGCTGGTCTTGAGCCTGTTGCCTTAGACCTCACAGGTTCTGGCATAGATCATACCGATACAAACAGCATAGCTACACTAGCAGATTACTCCAAGCCATTAATTGATTACCTCGATAAACTTCCTGAGGATGAGAAG GTTATTTTGGTCGGCCACAGTTGTGGAGGTGCAAGTGTTTCATATGCGTTAGAACACTGTCCCAAAAAGATCTCAAAGGCAGTGTTTCTTACTGCTACGATGGTGAAGGATGGGCAGCGGCCCTTCGATGTGTTCTCAGAGGAA CTCCGGTCAGCAGATGTTTTCTTGCAAGAATCGCAGTTTTTGGTTTATGGGAATGGAAAGGACAAGCCTCCTACTGGGCTGATGTTTGATAAACAGCAGATCAAGGGGCTCTACTTCAACCAAACTCCTTCCAAG GATATGGCGCTAGCTGCGGTGTCCATGAGACCCATCCCTCTCGCCCCAATCATGGAGAAGCTCTCCCTCACCCCTGAAAAATATGGCACCGTGTGCCGCTACTTCATCCAGACGCTTGACGACCATATGCTCTCACCTGACGCCCAGGAGAAGTTGGTTCGGGAGAACCCGCCGGATGGCATCTTCAAGATAAAGGGCGGCGACCACTGCCCCTTCTTCTCTAAGCCGCAGTCCCTCAACAAGATCTTGCTGGAGATTGCACAGATCCAAGCCCCAGCCGCGCTGCTCCCGGGCAAAGCAAGTTCGGAGGAGCCCGTGGCGGAGGAATCATGA
- the LOC112896800 gene encoding uncharacterized protein LOC112896800, whose amino-acid sequence MGMQCEQTLDRKTWIPYLPEDIWRHIHSLMPMDAAARAACLSRTFLNSWRCYPRLDLDPGTLCSKKTDERHFRCRVDSILRNHSGIGLKILKLNLWLRKSYFPYLDSWLQAAVTPGIEELTLWLCEEYNFPCSVLSDGVRDSVRSLQLIFCTFRPKSELGLLRSLTRLSLCYVRITGEELECLLSNSLALEHLDIDRCKEIVLLKIPSVLQQLSYLEVRGLENLQVVENNAPNLSRFFLGGVEKVKKLSLGGQKTMKVFTLCRRNAVSYALAELPSIMPNLESLYLCSTSEVHTPPMLPTKFLNLKYLFIQICGGTISQPYDYFSLVSFLDASPSLETWCLNVHQDRREHESVFGGGSALHLRQLPEHLKLKSVEITGFRSAKTLVELTCCIVKSAVSLERLTLSTFDGYGRCLGENNRDCRDFMCGPISKAELEEASRAVVAITSYIEDLVPPTAKLTVLEPCPCPRCRRSTPVSSAR is encoded by the exons ATGGGGATGCAGTGCGAGCAAACCCTAGACCGGA AAACATGGATCCCCTACCTTCCTGAG GACATCTGGCGCCACATACATTCTTTGATGCCAATGGACGCCGCAGCTCGTGCTGCCTGTCTTTCTCGCACCTTTCTGAATTCCTGGAGATGTTATCCCAGGCTCGATCTGGATCCGGGTACGCTTTGCTCCAAGAAGACAGATGAAAGGCATTTCAGGTGTAGAGTTGACAGTATTCTGAGGAACCACTCAGGCATTGGCCTCAAGATATTGAAGCTTAACTTATGGCTTAGAAAGAGTTACTTTCCTTACCTGGACAGTTGGCTCCAAGCTGCTGTCACACCAGGGATTGAAGAGCTCACACTTTGGCTGTGTGAAGAGTACAACTTCCCATGCTCAGTTTTATCTGATGGGGTTAGAGATTCAGTTCGGTCTCTTCAACTTATCTTTTGCACCTTCCGTCCCAAGTCTGAACTTGGCCTTTTGAGAAGCCTAACAAGACTGAGCCTATGTTACGTGCGTATCACAGGGGAGGAATTGGAGTGCCTTCTTTCCAACTCCCTTGCTTTGGAGCACTTGGACATTGATCGTTGCAAGGAGATAGTTTTGCTTAAGATACCATCCGTCCTGCAGCAGCTCAGCTACCTGGAGGTTCGTGGGCTTGAGAATCTGCAAGTTGTAGAGAATAACGCACCAAATCTCTCCAGATTTTTCCTTGGAGGAGTAGAAAAAGTTAAAAAACTCTCTCTTGGAGGACAAAAGACGATGAAGGTCTTTACCTTGTGCCGTAGGAACGCCGTTAGCTATGCCCTTGCTGAGCTCCCGTCCATCATGCCAAATCTTGAGTCTCTTTATTTATGTTCGACCTCTGAG GTTCATACGCCACCAATGCTGCCCACCAAATTCCTCAACCTCAAGTACCTGTTCATTCAGATCTGTGGAGGGACCATTTCCCAACCCTACGATTACTTTTCTCTGGTTTCTTTCTTGGATGCATCTCCTTCCTTGGAGACTTGGTGCCTGAAT GTACATCAAGATCGTCGGGAGCATGAGTCGGTCTTTGGAGGAGGTTCTGCTTTACATTTGAGGCAGCTGCCTGAACACCTCAAGTTGAAGAGTGTGGAGATCACAGGGTTCAGATCTGCAAAGACCTTGGTTGAGCTAACATGTTGCATCGTCAAGAGTGCGGTCTCACTGGAGCGACTTACATTGAGCACCTTCGATGGTTATGGCAGGTGTTTAGGGGAAAATAACAGGGATTGCCGGGATTTTATGTGCGGTcccattagcaaggctgagctcGAG GAAGCCTCCAGAGCAGTGGTGGCAATAACTAGTTACATTGAGGATCTAGTCCCGCCTACTGCTAAGCTGACTGTTCTGGAGCCTTGCCCTTGCCCGCGGTGTCGTCGTTCCACTCCGGTCTCCAGTGCACGATGA
- the LOC112897114 gene encoding uncharacterized protein LOC112897114, giving the protein MGMQCEQTLDRSEPRASCQRDGDGDSRHEETWIPYLPEDIWRHIHSLMPMDAAARAACLSRTFLNSWRCYPRLDLDPGTLCSKKTDERHFRCRVDSILRNHSGIGLKILKLNLWLRKSYFPYLDSWLQAAVTPGIEELTLWLCEEYNFPCSVLSDGVRDSVRSLQLIFCTFRPKSELGLLRSLTRLSLCYVRITGEELECLLSNSLALEHLDIDRCKEIVLLKIPSVLQQLSYLEVRGLENLQVVENNAPNLSRFFLGGVEKVKKLSLGGQKMMKVFTLCRRSAVSYALAELPSIMPNLESLYLCSTSEVHTPPMPPTKFLNLKYLFIQICGGTISQPYDYFSLVSFLDASPSLETWCLNVHQDRREHESVFGGGSALHLRQLPEHLKLKSVEITGFRSAKILVFRGK; this is encoded by the exons ATGGGGATGCAGTGCGAGCAAACCCTAGACCGGAGTGAGCCTCGAGCATCCTGTCAACGAGATGGTGACGGCGATTCCCGACATGAAGAAACATGGATCCCCTACCTTCCTGAG GACATCTGGCGCCACATACATTCTTTGATGCCAATGGACGCCGCTGCTCGTGCTGCCTGTCTTTCTCGCACCTTTCTGAATTCCTGGAGATGTTATCCCAGGCTCGATCTGGATCCGGGTACGCTTTGCTCCAAGAAGACAGATGAAAGGCATTTCAGGTGTAGAGTTGACAGTATTCTGAGGAACCACTCAGGCATTGGCCTCAAGATATTGAAGCTTAACTTATGGCTTAGAAAGAGTTACTTTCCTTACCTGGACAGTTGGCTCCAAGCTGCTGTCACACCAGGGATTGAAGAGCTCACACTTTGGCTGTGTGAAGAGTACAACTTCCCATGCTCAGTTTTATCTGATGGGGTTAGAGATTCAGTTCGGTCTCTTCAACTTATCTTTTGCACCTTCCGTCCCAAGTCTGAACTTGGCCTTTTGAGAAGCCTAACAAGACTGAGCCTATGTTACGTGCGTATCACAGGGGAGGAATTGGAGTGCCTTCTTTCCAACTCCCTTGCTTTGGAGCACTTGGACATTGATCGTTGCAAGGAGATAGTTTTGCTTAAGATACCATCCGTCCTGCAGCAGCTCAGCTACCTGGAGGTTCGTGGGCTTGAGAATCTGCAAGTTGTAGAGAATAACGCACCAAATCTCTCCAGATTTTTCCTTGGAGGAGTAGAAAAAGTTAAAAAACTCTCTCTTGGAGGACAAAAGATGATGAAGGTCTTTACCTTGTGCCGTAGGAGCGCCGTTAGCTATGCCCTTGCTGAGCTCCCGTCCATCATGCCAAATCTTGAGTCTCTTTATTTATGTTCGACCTCTGAG GTTCATACGCCACCAATGCCGCCCACCAAATTCCTCAACCTCAAGTACCTGTTCATTCAGATCTGTGGAGGGACCATTTCCCAACCCTACGATTACTTTTCTCTGGTTTCTTTCTTGGATGCATCTCCTTCCTTGGAGACTTGGTGCCTGAAT GTACATCAAGATCGTCGGGAGCATGAGTCGGTCTTTGGAGGAGGTTCTGCTTTACATTTGAGGCAGCTGCCTGAACACCTCAAGTTGAAGAGTGTGGAGATCACAGGGTTCAGATCTGCAAAGATCTTG GTGTTTAGGGGAAAATAA
- the LOC112896637 gene encoding phytolongin Phyl1.1-like, whose protein sequence is MNSRRSRSVKLVSARANRPLEVDIAEEEEDPRMSSSADNTVYCCIAKGRKVIYCYNSKDGDPQMEATAALCLENSPPHHRHYIHTSGPRSYAYLMADGHTFFAIIDPSVGNAGALQFLERVRDVFRKNASRNGFHDSLVPAVQRLVASLEKMPHATFVLEECAERGGSNESSSCTSSKVPLLGKSGSRKEKKKSKDKLASAGDGEDEHHGTRGVRIDVATEEVSGMSLERSSSQSRLRRQQPSRSLWMRHVKIIIIVDAVICLVLFAAWLAVCKGFQCVSGR, encoded by the coding sequence ATGAATTCGCGCCGGTCCAGGTCAGTCAAGCTCGTGTCGGCGCGCGCCAACAGGCCCCTCGAGGTGGACAtcgccgaggaggaggaggatcccCGGATGAGCTCCTCGGCCGACAACACCGTCTACTGCTGCATCGCCAAGGGCCGCAAGGTCATCTACTGCTACAACAGCAAGGACGGCGACCCGCAGATGGAGGCCACCGCCGCGCTCTGCCTCGAGAACTCGCCGCCGCACCACCGGCATTACATCCACACCTCGGGCCCTAGGAGCTACGCCTACCTGATGGCCGACGGCCACACCTTCTTCGCCATCATCGACCCCAGCGTCGGGAACGCCGGCGCCCTGCAGTTCCTGGAGCGCGTGCGGGACGTGTTCAGGAAGAACGCGAGCAGGAATGGGTTCCATGACTCGCTGGTGCCGGCTGTGCAGAGGCTGGTGGCGTCGCTGGAGAAGATGCCCCATGCCACGTTCGTCCTCGAGGAGTGCGCGGAGAGGGGAGGGTCGAATGAGAGCTCCAGCTGCACGTCGTCGAAGGTGCCTCTGCTGGGGAAAAGTGGGAGCaggaaggagaagaagaagtcCAAGGATAAGTTGGCGTCGGCAGGGGACGGCGAGGATGAGCATCATGGGACTAGGGGAGTGAGGATAGATGTGGCGACAGAGGAGGTCAGCGGCATGTCGCTGGAGCGGAGCTCGAGCCAGTCCAGGCTGCGACGGCAGCAGCCCTCACGGTCCTTGTGGATGCGCCATGTGAAGATCATCATCATTGTCGACGCCGTCATCTGCCTGGTGTTGTTTGCTGCTTGGTTGGCCGTATGCAAGGGCTTCCAATGTGTTTCAGGGCGATGA
- the LOC112896636 gene encoding splicing factor U2af small subunit B-like: MAEHLASIFGTEKDRVNCPFYFKIGACRHGDRCSRLHNRPTISPTLVLANMYQRPDMITPGVDAQGQPIDPEKMQEHFEDFYEDIYEELGKFGEIENLNVCDNLADHMIGNVYVQFREEEQAAAAYNALQGRFYSGRPIIVEYSPVTDFREATCRQFEENSCNRGGYCNFMHVKQIGRDLRKKLYGHSASRRYHGRSRSRSPPPQRRGHRDRDDYRGGGGGGGGGGRGRGSRHDRYDDGGGRGGRHDRYDDGGRRRHGSPPPRRGRSPVRESSEERRAKIEQWNREREAKQ, encoded by the coding sequence ATGGCGGAGCACTTGGCTTCCATCTTTGGCACTGAGAAGGACAGGGTCAACTGCCCTTTTTACTTCAAGATTGGGGCTTGCCGTCATGGGGATCGCTGCTCCCGTCTGCACAACAGGCCAACCATATCACCGACTCTTGTGCTTGCTAACATGTATCAGCGCCCTGATATGATAACCCCTGGAGTTGATGCTCAAGGCCAACCTATTGATCCTGAGAAGATGCAGGAGCATTTTGAGGACTTCTACGAGGACATCTATGAGGAGTTGGGCAAGTTTGGTGAGATTGAGAACCTGAATGTCTGCGACAACCTTGCTGACCACATGATAGGGAATGTCTATGTCCAGTTCAGGGAGGAAGAACAGGCAGCTGCAGCATACAATGCTCTTCAGGGCCGCTTTTACTCTGGCCGCCCGATAATTGTGGAGTATTCTCCTGTGACTGACTTCCGGGAAGCAACCTGTAGGCAGTTTGAGGAGAACAGCTGCAACCGTGGTGGCTACTGTAATTTCATGCATGTGAAGCAGATTGGCAGGGATCTCAGGAAGAAGCTCTATGGGCATTCCGCTTCCAGGAGATACCATGGGAGAAGCAGAAGCAGAAGCCCCCCTCCTCAAAGGAGGGGCCATCGTGATCGTGATGATTaccgtggtggtggtggtggtggtggtggtggtggacggGGTAGAGGCAGCAGGCATGACAGGTATGATGATGGAGGGGGCAGAGGCGGCAGGCACGACAGGTATGATGACGGAGGAAGACGCAGGCATGGTAGCCCACCCCCAAGGCGTGGGAGGAGCCCAGTCAGGGAGAGCAGCGAGGAGCGCAGGGCCAAGATTGAGCAGTGGAACCGTGAACGCGAGGCAAAGCAGTGA